The sequence CTAATTTATAGTGAATAGAGCTAGGCTGGGTTTAGGTTCATCTCTAGTTGATCGTTAGTTTTTAGTAATTGTTGTGAAGGTTGTCTTGAGTGTTTACTGTGAGCTCATATGGGCGGCTGGTAAGGGCTAAGCTGAATAGGTAAGGATATTAATCATGAGGGAGTTTCCTATTCAGGGGTTGTGAGAGTGGGTAGAAGGCGGAAGAGGAAGGTAGTAAAGCCTGTTAAGAGGAGGCTCCCTAACGTATTCGTCTGCCCCAAGTGTGGAGGGCAGTCGATAAAAGTTACAATGCATAAGGACACTTATACTGCTGATATTACCTGTAGCCTGTGCGGGATCAAAAACCAGATACCTGTAACCCCCGGCAGCCAAGAGGTAGACATATACTGCAAATTCACCGACATGTTCTACCAAAAACCCACCTAAGCCGTTGGGTATGAGGCATTGAACATCATATGTAGCGAAAATTACGCGAAGTACTTCGCAAACTTGGAGGCTGAACTGGGACGTATACTTGAGATCGCCAATAAAGCCAAGGCTAGAGGGTTAGATGTCAAACGCAGAGTCGAGGATGAGATCCGTATATCAAGAGATCTTGCCGACCGCGTCGAGTACATGATTGGCCCTCACGGTGTCGGAAAACGTATCCAAGAATTACACCACCTCCCCAGAACTCAGCTCGCCTTCAAGATAGCTGAAGAGATAGTCTATGGTGGGTTCGGGGTATATACGGCGGAGGCCGCGGCGGAACAAGCGGTGAAGACAGGCGCGGCTATACTGAACGAGGGGGTAACAGTAGCCCCTCTGCAGGGGATCGTGAAGGTTGCTATCAAGCAGCGCTGGGATGAGCTGGGGCGGTCTACGCCTTCCCGCTACCTCTCATTATACTTTGCTGGGCCTATGAGGTCTGCGGGTGGGACTGAGCTCGCCTTGGTCACTGTTTTGGGGGACTATGTAAGGCGTCTCCTTGGTCTCGACGCTTATAAAGCACAAAGAGATGAGATAGGCCGCTTCTGCGAAGAACTCCGGCTTTATGAGCGTGAAGTGGGTCGGTTCCAGTTTCACGTCACCGACGAGGTTATCGAGAATATTCTAAGCCACCTTCCTGTAGAGGTCACAGGGATAAAGACAGATCCGGTTGAAGTCTCTTCGTACAGGAATCTCCCTTCAGTTGAAACCAACTGTGTTCGAGGAGGTGCTTTAAGAGTTATTAACGATGGCATAGCAGGGAGAGCTCTCAAAGTCTGGAAGGTGATAAATGAGATAAACCTGACGGGTTGGGATTGGCTGAAGAGCATCGGGGAGGTTAAGCGGGATAAGTCTGAGGACGCAGAACCCACATACCTCCAAGATATAATAGCCGGCCGTCCAGTCTTCTCATTTCCCTTCCTTCTCGGACGTGGGTGTGGGTTCAGGTTACGTTACGGGCGCTCTAGGAATACGGGCCTCGCCTGCGTGGGGGTTCATCCGATAACCATGTCGATACTTAATGATTTCATAGCTGTTGGAACGCAACTACGCCTCGAGATGCCGGGTAAGGCAGGGGTCGTTAGCAGCGTGGACACCATAGAACCTCCAATAGTCAAGTTGAAGGACGGCTCCGTCGCCAGGGTTGAGACATCCGAAAAGAGAGACGAAGTGAAAGGCAAAGTTGAGAAGGTTCTATTCTTGGGCGACCTCTTGATTGCCGTGGCTGAGTTCCTAGAGAACGGCAAGCCGCTGATGCCCTCAGGCTTCGTGGAGGAGTGGTGGGCGTGCGAGGTCAAGAAGGCCATGGAGCCTGAAGGCGACGAAGCCATTGAAAATATCAGTAAGGTGGTAGGAATCCCGGCGGTGCGACTCAGAGAGCTGTTAACGAATTATCTAAAGGTTAAGCCTAGCGCGGATGAGGCCGTCAAGATCTCGACAGCCATAAAAATTCCGCTCCATCCCCGATACTGTTACTTTTGGCGGAATATAAGCGTGGAGGAGTTAAAGGCTTTGAGAAGCCGCATCCTAGGCTCTGATCTCGAGGTTGAAAACAAGGTGGTTAGAAAGATCACCTTGAACCTCGACGTGAGAATAAAAACTATAATGGAAAAGCTCCTCCTCCCTCACAAAGTTTCAGATGGAAAGATCATCGTGGACGAGGATGCGCCAACTCTGGCGAGGTGCCTCGGCATACCTGAGAAGAGCCTAGAGATAGCAGAGACTCCGGAAATTTTACGGGTTGTGTCAGAGCTGGCTGGGTTTGAGGTGAGAGATAAGTACCCCTCTTTCGTCGGGGTTCGTATGGGGCGGCCGGAGAAGGCGGACGAGAGGAAGATGAAGCCCCCAGTTCATGTTCTCTTCCCAATTGGTCTGAGCGGGGGGGCGCAACGGAACATTTCGGAAGTAGATGGGAGTGTAGAGGTGGAAATAGCGCGGAAGTTTTGTAAGGCTTGTGGAGTCGTCACCTATGAAGCTAGATGCCAAGTTTGTGGGTATGAGACAGTGCCACAGGCGGTGTGCCCTGTCTGTTCCAGAACGTTGGCAGATCGGAAGTGTAGCCGCTGTAACGCCGAGGGGCGATTCTATAGTGTTCAAGTGATCCCTGACATGAGGGAGCGGTTGATGGAGGCATGCCGCCGGTTGGGTGTCAATTTGCCCAAGGTGTTGAAGGGTGTGAAGGGGTTGATGAGCGCCAATAAGATTCCTGAGCCCCTTGAGAAAGGCATCCTTCGAGCTAAGTATGATCTCTACGTCTTCAAAGACGGCACGGTGAGGTATGATCTAACTAATGCTCCCCTCACACATTTCAGGCCGTCGGAAATAGGTGTCTCCATCGATAGGCTGAAACGGCTCGGCTACACAATAGACAGGCATGGTAATCCGCTGGAAAGTTCAGATCAGACCTGTGAATTAAAGGTTCAAGATCTAATAATTCCTGAGCGATGCGGCGACTATCTAGCTAGGGTGGCCAACTTCATAGATGAGCTACTGGCACGCTTTTATGGTTTAGATGCATTTTATAAGGCTGAAGATAGATACGGGTTGCTAGGGCATCTGGTGGTAGGCCTCTCACCCCATACCTCCGCAGGTGTTCTGGGGAGAATCATAGGTTTCTCAAAGCTTAATGTGTGTTATTCGCACCCACTTTGGATCTCAGCCAAGAGGCGTGATTGTGACGGAGATGAAGACGCCTTAATCCTCGCTCTAGACGTGTTTCTGAACTTCTCTAGGGAATTTCTGCCAGCACAGATCGGCGGGTTGATGGATGCTCCATTGCTCCTAACTCCGATAATAGCCCCTCAAGAAGTAGACGATCAGGTGTGGACTCTTGAGTTGAATGATCTTTACCCCTTAGAGTTTTATTACAACTCGCTTGTGTGTGTGGACTCCAAATATGCGTTAAAGTTTTTAGACACAGTAGGTTGCAGGCTTGGGAGACCGGCGCAGTATGAGGGTTACAGCTTTATACACGATGTCACCGACATCAACATTGGCGTCCGTGAGAACAGGTACAAGCGGTTGGGGACGATGATGGATAAGCTTCAAAGCCAGATGGCGCTTATGGACATCCTCGAAGGTGTAGATGCAAAGGATGTGGCGAGAAGAGTTCTTGGGGTTCACTTTATGCGGGACATCGCAGGGAATCTCAGAGTCTTCGCATCTCAATCCTTCAGGTGTAAGAGATGTAACTCGAGGTATCGTCGTATACCCTTAAAGGGGCGTTGCCTCCGTTGCGGAGGCCAGCTATCTCTCACAGTATTCAAAGGTACTGTGGAGAAGTATCTTAAAGTGGCGGAGTGGATCGCTAAGACTTATGGTCTAGAGGATTACTATAACCAAAGAGTAGCCTTGATCTCTGACGAGATCGCTTCAGTTTTTGCGGGAGGGGAGGAAGAAACTAAGGAGAAGGTAAAGGCAACTGAGTTGACGGACTTTATGTAATCCCTCAAGCTTTATTAGTGGCTTTTAGAAGCCTCCTATGGATTGAGGGATGTGGATTGTCCTCAAAAGTTGTAATCGCGACGACCGAGAAAATTCCCGGATACGATGTGAGCGAGGTTTTAGGCGTGGTATCCGCCCCTGTAGCTATGGCTAGATGGTTTGGCGCAGACCTGATCGCAGGCTTCAAAGACCTCATCGGCGGCAGAGTCGGGAGATATGAGGAGCTAATGCGGAATGCTACAAACGAAGCACTGGAGCGGCTAAAGGTTGAAGCCAGCAAGCTTGGTGCAGATGCCGTTATCGGTGTAAAAATGTTCTCACCCGAGATAGGCGGGCATCATAATATCGGAGAAGTTGTAGTCTACGGCACAGCCGTTCGCCTCACAAAAGTGTAAGGTTATGTAGACTAGGGTGTTAAGGCTGCCTTGGGAGATCCAACATCCTAACGCCTTCATACCTAATTTGAAAAATAGGAAGGCTGGACTGCGCGCGAGGAGCCTAATCCTCAAAGCCTTAGAAGAAAGAGATCTCTCTCTAAGGGATTTAAGTGAGCAAATAAATTTAGCGCCCTCAACCTTACTCTACCACCTAAAGCTTCTCGAAAGCAGAAAACTCGTCCAAAGAAGGCATGTAGCTAAGCG is a genomic window of Candidatus Bathyarchaeia archaeon containing:
- a CDS encoding YbjQ family protein, with protein sequence MSSKVVIATTEKIPGYDVSEVLGVVSAPVAMARWFGADLIAGFKDLIGGRVGRYEELMRNATNEALERLKVEASKLGADAVIGVKMFSPEIGGHHNIGEVVVYGTAVRLTKV
- a CDS encoding DNA polymerase II large subunit codes for the protein MNIICSENYAKYFANLEAELGRILEIANKAKARGLDVKRRVEDEIRISRDLADRVEYMIGPHGVGKRIQELHHLPRTQLAFKIAEEIVYGGFGVYTAEAAAEQAVKTGAAILNEGVTVAPLQGIVKVAIKQRWDELGRSTPSRYLSLYFAGPMRSAGGTELALVTVLGDYVRRLLGLDAYKAQRDEIGRFCEELRLYEREVGRFQFHVTDEVIENILSHLPVEVTGIKTDPVEVSSYRNLPSVETNCVRGGALRVINDGIAGRALKVWKVINEINLTGWDWLKSIGEVKRDKSEDAEPTYLQDIIAGRPVFSFPFLLGRGCGFRLRYGRSRNTGLACVGVHPITMSILNDFIAVGTQLRLEMPGKAGVVSSVDTIEPPIVKLKDGSVARVETSEKRDEVKGKVEKVLFLGDLLIAVAEFLENGKPLMPSGFVEEWWACEVKKAMEPEGDEAIENISKVVGIPAVRLRELLTNYLKVKPSADEAVKISTAIKIPLHPRYCYFWRNISVEELKALRSRILGSDLEVENKVVRKITLNLDVRIKTIMEKLLLPHKVSDGKIIVDEDAPTLARCLGIPEKSLEIAETPEILRVVSELAGFEVRDKYPSFVGVRMGRPEKADERKMKPPVHVLFPIGLSGGAQRNISEVDGSVEVEIARKFCKACGVVTYEARCQVCGYETVPQAVCPVCSRTLADRKCSRCNAEGRFYSVQVIPDMRERLMEACRRLGVNLPKVLKGVKGLMSANKIPEPLEKGILRAKYDLYVFKDGTVRYDLTNAPLTHFRPSEIGVSIDRLKRLGYTIDRHGNPLESSDQTCELKVQDLIIPERCGDYLARVANFIDELLARFYGLDAFYKAEDRYGLLGHLVVGLSPHTSAGVLGRIIGFSKLNVCYSHPLWISAKRRDCDGDEDALILALDVFLNFSREFLPAQIGGLMDAPLLLTPIIAPQEVDDQVWTLELNDLYPLEFYYNSLVCVDSKYALKFLDTVGCRLGRPAQYEGYSFIHDVTDINIGVRENRYKRLGTMMDKLQSQMALMDILEGVDAKDVARRVLGVHFMRDIAGNLRVFASQSFRCKRCNSRYRRIPLKGRCLRCGGQLSLTVFKGTVEKYLKVAEWIAKTYGLEDYYNQRVALISDEIASVFAGGEEETKEKVKATELTDFM
- a CDS encoding winged helix-turn-helix domain-containing protein, yielding MLRLPWEIQHPNAFIPNLKNRKAGLRARSLILKALEERDLSLRDLSEQINLAPSTLLYHLKLLESRKLVQRRHVAKRRFVWEQTGLGQQPIL